The Vibrio maritimus genomic interval TTTCATGTTTTACTCCTGGCAGCGGAATTCTGGGGAACACTGAACAACAAACAAGGTGTCATATATCTTTCTGTTTTCATCGTAGTTTCCTGCAGTTAAGTCTTCCAGCATCTGGCGGATATAGTCAGCAAGATCGTTAGACATCAATCCAGCAAAGATCCGCTCGTTGATAAGCGCGATGTACTCTTCAGGCCGGTTAACCTTTCGTTCAAATTCCGCGCGGTTCCAAGACCACTTCTTCGGATCGCTACTGTCGAAATAAAAGATCTGGGCCCAAAGCTGATTGGAAATACGACGAATGTTATCTAGAGTTAGGATCTTAAATTCAGGTCCAGTAAGCTGCTTGTTGGCAATCTCTCCTCTTGGCGCATACTCCGGCTCGTAAAAATTGAACACACTTGGTGACCGAAGAGGGGCTTGACCAAAATGATGCTGAGTACCTGCAAAATCCCACCACCGTTTAGGGTCATTGCTTTTTACGTTAAACGCTCGACACAGGTTCGCCATCGCGAGAAGCGGCTCTTTGACTTTACCAAAGTTGCGTTTTCCTTTGCCTCCATTCTGGTAGTCTGCCATGGCCTTACCTTCGATCAGGTCCTCATCCAACAGAATAGCTTTTATCACCGCGACCATATCTCCCCGCACGCCTTGACCGTTGTCCTTAAAGATATCCGCCACGCGCTTAACGTATTGACGTCTCGGGTTACTGATAGTCAAACGCTTAATAAGGAGGATGGAGATAGTTATTGGGGTATTGTTGTGGTTGAACAGCAAGTCCATAGCCTGGGCAAGATCTTGTTCAGGAGACTGCCCTTCAGTGAACTTCTCACCCAGCACTATCTTTTCACCATAATCATGACGACTACTATCTGCGTACATTGGTTTAAAGTCGTTCTCCCGCCGCCAGCCTGTGAGCACCCTAGCCAGTTCTTCCACATCATTCTGAGTGTAGGTGGGTAGCTTGTTGCCTGTACTGCCCAATTTCGGAGTGCCATTGTCTTTTAATTGCCACAGCCCCAGACTGAACAGCTGCATCACTTCACGAGCGTAGTTTTCATCGGGGAAAGTATTTTTTTCAGGATTCGCTACCCGGCTCCCCTCCAATGTCAAGTACTTGCCCATCGCTGGGCTGAGAGTAACAGCTTCCAACAGGTCGCGGAAGTTGCCAAAGGCATGTTTGAGCAACAAATCGTAATACTCAGCGATAGCCTCGGAATTCGGGCCACCAACTCTCGATACCACAAAAATTTGGCTTAGCGCATATGCCACCCGCTGGCGTAGCTGGTCATCAGCTGTCAGGCTTCGTTGCCACCAGGCACTCAAGCGGGCATTCTCGTTAAAGCTGTCTCCACTGGCGGCTGCAAATCTCTCTGCCAGGGAGCGGTGCAGCCGCCAATTACGGGTAAACTGATCGTCCAACCAAGCTTCCACTCCCATCTGCAACAGCGCTTCAACATCTCCCTTCTTGGGACCAAAAGTGGCCCTATACAGAAACTTCGCAGCCTGAGTCGGGTCATTGATTAAATTCGTCACGTTGATCTTCTCACTTTCATTGGAGCCTGAGTATATCTATTACAAAAAGCCCTGGGTGAGCAAAACATAAACAAAAATTTGGAATCCAGACTCCACGCTGTAAATAAATTGTTGCTTGAAATACAAAAGGAATGTGGGGTCTATCATACGACTATCAATCGATAGACAAGAAAATTTGCACCTGCTTTGATGCATAAAAAGTCTGCCTATGCTTCGTAGCGTATGGACGAGGCCTACATCAAAGTGAAAGGAAACTGGCTTTACTATAATCGAGTCGTTGATAGAAATAATCGATAGAAAATGTTTGAATTATATCGTTGAGTAAAATTTCGCTGAGTAAAATAGAAACCCAGTAAGGCTTTGTTGCGTAATTCGGACAGGAAACCAAATCGCCTGAAAGTGAGTAATTCCTATGCAACATACTGAGTTTCAGGCATACCAAGCCCTGTAAGTTTGTTCAGTGCTTTAATCATGACGTAGGTTTCCTGAGCATTGTAGTTTCTCAGGTTTAGTTTCCCACCTAGCAACTGCTTCACTCGATGCATGGCTGTTTCTGAGAGTGGACGCTTATGATAACCATATCGTTTTTTCCACTTCTTGTTTGAGCCGTGGAGCTTCTAGCAACCTACCGCCAGATTGCGAGGATGCCCTTGCTCTCAGAAGGCTGCGCCTTCCCTTGGCGGGATGAGCGGAACCGCTCGCTCTATCCGTATGACATCATAGCAATTTCTTGTGTCATAAGCGCCATCACCTGATATCTCAATGATTTTACGACGTGTCTGCTTAAGTAAGTTGGGAAGCACTTCGGCATCGGTTACGTTAGATAAACTCAACTCTACTGCGACTATTTCGTGGAGGTTGGCATCTACTGCGATATGTAGCTTGCGCCAGACTCTACGCTTCTCGTCAGTACCGTACTTCTTGACCTTCCATTCACCTTCGCCATAAACCTTGAGACCAGTGGCATCAGTAGCCAGATGCTGTATCGCACCTCTGGTTTTAGTTTTAAATGAAACCTCAACTTCCTTAGCTCGACGGCTTATACAGGTGTAATGTGGACAAACAAGCGGAATGTTAGCCAGCTTAAATACTGAGTCTAGAAAACCCTGCAGCGCTCTCAATGGCATAGAGAAAACGCGTTTCACCATCAACGCGGTAGTAATAGCTAAGTCGCTGAATCGGCGAGGCCTGCCGCGCTTGCCTTGTTTGTTTTGCTTCCACTCGGCTATCGCTTCTTCATCAACCCAAAAAGTCAGAGAACCACGGTTGATTAGGGCTTTGTTGTACTGGTTCCAGTTAGTTGTTTTGTAACGAGGTTTCGGCATAAGGCTACGGTGATTAATTGATGTAGTCGATCTGATCGTAACTTTCTGATTTGGTTCCATCGAATTACGCAACAAAGCCGAGAGAAGTAGCCATAAGATGTTTTTAACGTTGTAGCGTGATTAAGCAACTAGGTAAAGAGGTGTTGATTGAAATGGTCATAGGTGTGTTGCAGTTCAGGGTAAGCGGTTTTGGTGGGTTAGCACTGTCGTAAGCTGGCGATAAACACCATCTAACAATGAGCAAGGTGACACGGTATGGTGAGGGCATGTTTATCAACTAAAGAATTGACCTTATGCCACGAACTGTCGACGGCCTTTAAAATTTGACATCCAACTTATCCGTTAAGTTTTTTGATTAGCGTGCCTGA includes:
- a CDS encoding DUF1800 domain-containing protein produces the protein MTNLINDPTQAAKFLYRATFGPKKGDVEALLQMGVEAWLDDQFTRNWRLHRSLAERFAAASGDSFNENARLSAWWQRSLTADDQLRQRVAYALSQIFVVSRVGGPNSEAIAEYYDLLLKHAFGNFRDLLEAVTLSPAMGKYLTLEGSRVANPEKNTFPDENYAREVMQLFSLGLWQLKDNGTPKLGSTGNKLPTYTQNDVEELARVLTGWRRENDFKPMYADSSRHDYGEKIVLGEKFTEGQSPEQDLAQAMDLLFNHNNTPITISILLIKRLTISNPRRQYVKRVADIFKDNGQGVRGDMVAVIKAILLDEDLIEGKAMADYQNGGKGKRNFGKVKEPLLAMANLCRAFNVKSNDPKRWWDFAGTQHHFGQAPLRSPSVFNFYEPEYAPRGEIANKQLTGPEFKILTLDNIRRISNQLWAQIFYFDSSDPKKWSWNRAEFERKVNRPEEYIALINERIFAGLMSNDLADYIRQMLEDLTAGNYDENRKIYDTLFVVQCSPEFRCQE